One segment of Chelonia mydas isolate rCheMyd1 chromosome 13, rCheMyd1.pri.v2, whole genome shotgun sequence DNA contains the following:
- the GHRH gene encoding somatoliberin isoform X2, with translation MLHRAIFLLFLHLVMCSISSPLYPALRYNPLPISSKAVSIQLQDGSPVQSNNLSVEEQQQEEEGFLANPAEKRMQRHADAIFTDHYRKVLGQISARKILQTIIGKRLGERSPGEGEHEFLTRRQSESILMDSRYHQQMVLRNFLGAILQNQRPQDVNSEHVEDFTNTLAKLMKL, from the exons ATGCTGCACAGGGCCATCTTCCTCCTGTTCCTCCATTTAGTCATGTGCTCCATCTCTTCTCCTCTCTATCCAGCTCTCAG GTACAATCCACTGCCCATCTCTAGCAAGGCAGTGAGCATTCAGCTACAGGACGGCAGTCCTGTGCAGAGCAACAATCTCTctgtggaggagcagcagcaagaggaGGAGGGTTTTCTAGCCAACCCCGCTGAAAAGAG GATGCAGCGCCATGCTGATGCCATATTCACTGACCACTACCGGAAGGTCCTGGGGCAGATCTCTGCCCGGAAGATCTTACAAACCATTATAGGCAAACGGCTGGG CGAACGCAGCCCAGGAGAAGGGGAGCATGAATTTTTGACCAGACGTCAGTCTGAGAGCATCTTGATGGACAGCCGCTACCACCAGCAGATGGTATTAAGGAATTTCTTGGGAGCCATATTGCAGAATCAAAG GCCTCAGGATGTCAACAGTGAGCATGTAGAGGACTTTACCAACACCCTGGCCAAGCTCATGAAACTGtaa
- the GHRH gene encoding somatoliberin isoform X1 has product MLHRAIFLLFLHLVMCSISSPLYPALRYNPLPISSKAVSIQLQDGSPVQSNNLSVEEQQQEEEGFLANPAEKRMQRHADAIFTDHYRKVLGQISARKILQTIIGKRLGSERSPGEGEHEFLTRRQSESILMDSRYHQQMVLRNFLGAILQNQRPQDVNSEHVEDFTNTLAKLMKL; this is encoded by the exons ATGCTGCACAGGGCCATCTTCCTCCTGTTCCTCCATTTAGTCATGTGCTCCATCTCTTCTCCTCTCTATCCAGCTCTCAG GTACAATCCACTGCCCATCTCTAGCAAGGCAGTGAGCATTCAGCTACAGGACGGCAGTCCTGTGCAGAGCAACAATCTCTctgtggaggagcagcagcaagaggaGGAGGGTTTTCTAGCCAACCCCGCTGAAAAGAG GATGCAGCGCCATGCTGATGCCATATTCACTGACCACTACCGGAAGGTCCTGGGGCAGATCTCTGCCCGGAAGATCTTACAAACCATTATAGGCAAACGGCTGGG CAGCGAACGCAGCCCAGGAGAAGGGGAGCATGAATTTTTGACCAGACGTCAGTCTGAGAGCATCTTGATGGACAGCCGCTACCACCAGCAGATGGTATTAAGGAATTTCTTGGGAGCCATATTGCAGAATCAAAG GCCTCAGGATGTCAACAGTGAGCATGTAGAGGACTTTACCAACACCCTGGCCAAGCTCATGAAACTGtaa